A stretch of DNA from Desulfosarcina ovata subsp. ovata:
CGGCTGAGCCATACTATATAAATCGATTTCGCTGCGGAACCCGAACTGGACGCTGTTGTCCAGGTAGTAAACGCACTGTGGCGTGAAGCAGTACAGCTTTACTCGAAAGCGCTTGCTGAAACCAACCAGATCAATCACCTGCCCGTCCTCGAAAAAATCACTGGTAAACGGGAACTTGCCGATATAGGCGCGTACGGCCTGAAGCGCCCGGAACCCCGGTCGTACCGGTGATACCTGCCCGGACATTTGAATCCCGCGAATGCCCTGCCACGTCTCGGCATACGGATAGATGGCAGCGGCCACCGAATCATTCGCCAGTGCCT
This window harbors:
- a CDS encoding pyridoxamine 5'-phosphate oxidase family protein yields the protein MSKPLDAPMSRHKTAALELIDQQSTMTLATSANNRAWAAPVYYVRQKAAFYFFSKPESQHVQEALANDSVAAAIYPYAETWQGIRGIQMSGQVSPVRPGFRALQAVRAYIGKFPFTSDFFEDGQVIDLVGFSKRFRVKLYCFTPQCVYYLDNSVQFGFRSEIDLYSMAQPEHRE